From Cyclopterus lumpus isolate fCycLum1 chromosome 4, fCycLum1.pri, whole genome shotgun sequence, a single genomic window includes:
- the opa1 gene encoding dynamin-like 120 kDa protein, mitochondrial isoform X4, whose translation MLRVGSKSACMACRNLVSTNMGVRFRVPLQKLHPLSRAIHHRYSGNANPQRPPHRTAARYFTSMSRLPMRPPKPPPGTGGRGHQQQRNFWVAQLAARLLKLRYILLGSAVGGGYTAKKTYDEWKEMLPDFSEYNWVIPDFVWELSEQIDLEKLAKALPEIEEIAKLLPDFNKIGENFTFLKSLLSSETSGDPPLKATDSSTAATQDGNDKQYKKSSDKERVDQLQEELLRTQLKYQRMLERVEKENKELRKVVLQKDDKGIHRRKVKKSLIDLYSEVLDILSDYDANYNTQDHLPRVVVVGDQSAGKTSVLEMIAQARIFPRGSGEMMTRSPVKVTLSEGPHHVAMFKDSGREFDLTKEDDLAALRHEIELRMRKSVKEGQTVSCETISLSVKGPGIQRMVLVDLPGVISTVTAGMASDTKETIFSISRAYMQNPNAIILCIQDGSVDAERSIVTDLVSQMDPQGKRTIFVLTKVDLAEKNLASPNRIQQIVEGKLFPMKALGYFAVVTGKGSSGESIDSIKDYEEDFFQNSRLLRDGMLKAHQVTTKNLSLAVSDCFWKMVRESVEQQADVFKASRFNLETEWKNNYPRLRELDRNELFEKAKNEILDEVISLSQVTPQHWEAILQKKLWERVSTHVIENIYLPAAQTTDSGTFNTTVDIKLKQWTDKQLPHKALEVAWETLQEEFARFMAEYKGKDQDDIFDKLKEAVKDESIKRHKWNERAKDSLRVIQHNALEDRSITDKPQWDAAIQFMEETLQSRLKDTESVIRDMVGPGWRQRWLSWMNRTPDQHIRNETKNELERLLKLHDEHTAYLANDEVTTVRKNLEGRGVEVDPVLIKDTWHQLYRRHFLQKALSHCNLCKRGFYYYQRHFVDSELECNDVVLFWRIQRMLVITANTLRQQLTNTEVRRLEKNVKEVLDDFGEDMEKKTHLITGRRVQLAEDLKKVREIQEKLEAFIEALHKEK comes from the exons ATGTTGCGTGTCGGGAGTAAATCTGCCTG CATGGCCTGCAGGAATCTGGTCTCCACCAACATGGGTGTGAGATTTCGGGTACCGCTGCAGAAGCTGCACCCTTTGTCACGAGCCATCCACCACCGCTACTCTGGAAACGCCAACCCCCAGCGACCCCCTCACCGCACGGCAGCCCGCTACTTTACCTCCATGTCTAGGTTGCCCATGCGGCCTCCCAAGCCTCCCCCAGGGACAGGGGGCCGTGGCCACCAGCAGCAGCGCAATTTTTGGGTGGCCCAACTCGCTGCCCGACTGCTAAAGCTTCGATACATTCTCCTGGGGTCGGCAGTGGGAGGAGGGTACACCGCTAAAAAG ACCTATGATGAGTGGAAGGAAATGCTGCCTGATTTTAGTGAATACAACTGGGTCATACCAGATTTTGTCTGGGAACTGAGTGAACAAATTGATCTTG AGAAACTGGCCAAAGCTCTACCAGAGATTGAGGAAATAGCCAAACTACTACCCGACTTCAACAAGATAGGCGAGAACTTCACTTTCCTCAAAAGCCTCCTGTCCTCTG AAACATCAGGCGATCCTCCACTAAAAGCCACAGATTCTTCGACTGCAGCGACACAAGATGGCAACGACAAGCAATACAAAAAG TCATCCGACAAAGAAAGAGTTGACCAGCTTCAAGAAGAACTGCTTCGTACACAG CTAAAATATCAGCGCATGCTGGAAAGAGTGGAGAAGGAGAATAAAGAGTTAAGGAAAGTGGTGCTTCAAAAAGATGATAAAGGGATTCACCGAAGAAAAGTCAAG AAATCCCTTATTGACTTGTATTCTGAAGTCCTGGACATCTTGTCAGACTATGATGCCAACTACAACACCCAGGACCACCTACCCAGG GTGGTTGTGGTTGGTGATCAGAGTGCTGGGAAGACTAGTGTGCTGGAGATGATAGCTCAGGCCAGGATCTTCCCCAGGGGCTCAGGAGAGATGATGACCCGCTCTCCTGTCAAG GTAACACTAAGCGAAGGCCCCCACCATGTGGCCATGTTTAAGGACAGTGGCCGTGAGTTTGACCTTACCAAGGAGGATGAC CTCGCTGCTCTGAGGCATGAGATAGagctgaggatgaggaagagtgTGAAGGAGGGACAGACCGTCAGCTGTGAG ACAATATCCTTGAGTGTCAAAGGCCCCGGCATCCAGAGGATGGTGCTTGTTGATTTACCAGGAGTCATCAGT ACTGTGACTGCAGGCATGGCATCAGATACGAAGGAAACCATCTTCAGCATCAGCAGGGCTTACATGCAGAACCCCAATGCAATCATCCTCTGTATTCAGG ATGGCAGTGTGGATGCAGAGAGGAGCATTGTAACAGACTTGGTTAGTCAGATGGACCCCCAGGGGAAGAGGACCATCTTTGTCCTGACCAAGGTGGACTTGGCTGAGAAAAACCTGGCCAGCCCAAACAGA atCCAGCAAATAGTGGAAGGAAAGCTGTTTCCCATGAAGGCCCTGGGCTACTTTGCAGTGGTGACAGGAAAAG GGAGCAGTGGTGAAAGCATAGACTCCATAAAAGACTATGAGGAAGACTTTTTCCAGAACTCTAGATTACTAAG GGACGGCATGCTGAAGGCCCACCAAGTGACAACAAAGAACTTGAGTCTGGCTGTCTCCGACTGCTTCTGGAAGATGGTTAGGGAGTCTGTTGAGCAGCAAGCGGATGTCTTCAAAG CATCTCGCTTCAACCTGGAGACGGAGTGGAAGAACAACTACCCTCGCCTGAGAGAGCTGGACAGG AATGAACTCTTCGAAAAGGCCAAAAATGAAATCTTGGATGAAGTCATTAGTTTGAGTCAAGTGACCCCACAACACTG GGAGGCCATCTTGCAGAAAAAGCTGTGGGAACGCGTTTCCACCCATGTGATTGAAAAcatctacctgcctgctgcccaAACAACGGACTCTGGTACCTTTAACACCACCGTCGACATCAAGCTCAAGCAGTGGACCGACAAGCAGCTTCCACACAAAGCACTGGAG GTTGCCTGGGAGACACTGCAGGAAGAGTTTGCCCGCTTCATGGCTGAATACAAAGGCAAAGACCAGGATGACATTTTTGACAAGTTGAAGGAGGCTGTGAAGGATGAAAGCATCAAGAGGCACAAGTGGAATGAGAGGGCCAAGGACAGCCTG AGGGTGATCCAGCACAATGCCCTAGAAGACCGCTCCATCACAGACAAGCCCCAGTGGGATGCAGCCATCCAGTTCATGGAGGAAACCCTGCAGTCACGCCTCAAAGACA CTGAGTCAGTCATCAGAGATATGGTGGGTCCAGGCTGGAGGCAGAGGTGGCTGAGCTGGATGAATCGCACACCAGATCAG CACATTCgtaatgaaacaaaaaatgaGCTGGAGCGCTTGCTGAAGCTACACGATGAGCACACAGCCTACTTGGCGAATGATGAGGTCACCACAGTCAGGAAGAATCTGGAGGGACGAGGGGTTGAAGTTGACCCTGTGCTG ATCAAGGACACGTGGCATCAGCTGTATCGCCGACACTTCTTGCAGAAGGCGCTGTCTCACTGTAACCTCTGCAAGAGAGGCTTCTACTACTACCAGAGGCACTTTGTTGACTCTGAG TTGGAGTGCAATGATGTGGTACTGTTCTGGAGGATCCAGAGGATGCTGGTCATCACAGCCAACACTCTCCGACAACAGCTCACCAACACTGAGG TGCGCCGACTGGAGAAAaatgtaaaggaggtgctggATGACTTTGGGGAAGACATGGAGAAGAAGACCCACCTCATCACTGGTCGCCGAGTTCAGCTGGCCGAGGATCTCA
- the opa1 gene encoding dynamin-like 120 kDa protein, mitochondrial isoform X1 has product MLRVGSKSACMACRNLVSTNMGVRFRVPLQKLHPLSRAIHHRYSGNANPQRPPHRTAARYFTSMSRLPMRPPKPPPGTGGRGHQQQRNFWVAQLAARLLKLRYILLGSAVGGGYTAKKTYDEWKEMLPDFSEYNWVIPDFVWELSEQIDLEKLAKALPEIEEIAKLLPDFNKIGENFTFLKSLLSSGVSLGSEVKGASGLHLLLETSGDPPLKATDSSTAATQDGNDKQYKKGLLGELILIQQQIQQHEEEVRRAAAANSARPPARPPPPEPAPSPPPNPSPPQQKRKSSDKERVDQLQEELLRTQLKYQRMLERVEKENKELRKVVLQKDDKGIHRRKVKKSLIDLYSEVLDILSDYDANYNTQDHLPRVVVVGDQSAGKTSVLEMIAQARIFPRGSGEMMTRSPVKVTLSEGPHHVAMFKDSGREFDLTKEDDLAALRHEIELRMRKSVKEGQTVSCETISLSVKGPGIQRMVLVDLPGVISTVTAGMASDTKETIFSISRAYMQNPNAIILCIQDGSVDAERSIVTDLVSQMDPQGKRTIFVLTKVDLAEKNLASPNRIQQIVEGKLFPMKALGYFAVVTGKGSSGESIDSIKDYEEDFFQNSRLLRDGMLKAHQVTTKNLSLAVSDCFWKMVRESVEQQADVFKASRFNLETEWKNNYPRLRELDRNELFEKAKNEILDEVISLSQVTPQHWEAILQKKLWERVSTHVIENIYLPAAQTTDSGTFNTTVDIKLKQWTDKQLPHKALEVAWETLQEEFARFMAEYKGKDQDDIFDKLKEAVKDESIKRHKWNERAKDSLRVIQHNALEDRSITDKPQWDAAIQFMEETLQSRLKDTESVIRDMVGPGWRQRWLSWMNRTPDQHIRNETKNELERLLKLHDEHTAYLANDEVTTVRKNLEGRGVEVDPVLIKDTWHQLYRRHFLQKALSHCNLCKRGFYYYQRHFVDSELECNDVVLFWRIQRMLVITANTLRQQLTNTEVRRLEKNVKEVLDDFGEDMEKKTHLITGRRVQLAEDLKKVREIQEKLEAFIEALHKEK; this is encoded by the exons ATGTTGCGTGTCGGGAGTAAATCTGCCTG CATGGCCTGCAGGAATCTGGTCTCCACCAACATGGGTGTGAGATTTCGGGTACCGCTGCAGAAGCTGCACCCTTTGTCACGAGCCATCCACCACCGCTACTCTGGAAACGCCAACCCCCAGCGACCCCCTCACCGCACGGCAGCCCGCTACTTTACCTCCATGTCTAGGTTGCCCATGCGGCCTCCCAAGCCTCCCCCAGGGACAGGGGGCCGTGGCCACCAGCAGCAGCGCAATTTTTGGGTGGCCCAACTCGCTGCCCGACTGCTAAAGCTTCGATACATTCTCCTGGGGTCGGCAGTGGGAGGAGGGTACACCGCTAAAAAG ACCTATGATGAGTGGAAGGAAATGCTGCCTGATTTTAGTGAATACAACTGGGTCATACCAGATTTTGTCTGGGAACTGAGTGAACAAATTGATCTTG AGAAACTGGCCAAAGCTCTACCAGAGATTGAGGAAATAGCCAAACTACTACCCGACTTCAACAAGATAGGCGAGAACTTCACTTTCCTCAAAAGCCTCCTGTCCTCTG GTGTGAGTTTGGGTAGTGAAGTCAAAGGAGCTTCTGGTCTGCATCTGTTGTTAG AAACATCAGGCGATCCTCCACTAAAAGCCACAGATTCTTCGACTGCAGCGACACAAGATGGCAACGACAAGCAATACAAAAAG GGTCTGCTTGGCGAGCTCATTCTTATTCAGCAGCAGATCCAGCAGCACGAGGAGGAGGTCCGGCGGGCCGCAGCGGCCAATAGTGCGCGTCCCCCAGCGCGTCCCCCACCGCCAGAGCCTGCTCCCAGTCCGCCTCCGAACCCCAGTCCCCCTCAACAGAAACGCAAG TCATCCGACAAAGAAAGAGTTGACCAGCTTCAAGAAGAACTGCTTCGTACACAG CTAAAATATCAGCGCATGCTGGAAAGAGTGGAGAAGGAGAATAAAGAGTTAAGGAAAGTGGTGCTTCAAAAAGATGATAAAGGGATTCACCGAAGAAAAGTCAAG AAATCCCTTATTGACTTGTATTCTGAAGTCCTGGACATCTTGTCAGACTATGATGCCAACTACAACACCCAGGACCACCTACCCAGG GTGGTTGTGGTTGGTGATCAGAGTGCTGGGAAGACTAGTGTGCTGGAGATGATAGCTCAGGCCAGGATCTTCCCCAGGGGCTCAGGAGAGATGATGACCCGCTCTCCTGTCAAG GTAACACTAAGCGAAGGCCCCCACCATGTGGCCATGTTTAAGGACAGTGGCCGTGAGTTTGACCTTACCAAGGAGGATGAC CTCGCTGCTCTGAGGCATGAGATAGagctgaggatgaggaagagtgTGAAGGAGGGACAGACCGTCAGCTGTGAG ACAATATCCTTGAGTGTCAAAGGCCCCGGCATCCAGAGGATGGTGCTTGTTGATTTACCAGGAGTCATCAGT ACTGTGACTGCAGGCATGGCATCAGATACGAAGGAAACCATCTTCAGCATCAGCAGGGCTTACATGCAGAACCCCAATGCAATCATCCTCTGTATTCAGG ATGGCAGTGTGGATGCAGAGAGGAGCATTGTAACAGACTTGGTTAGTCAGATGGACCCCCAGGGGAAGAGGACCATCTTTGTCCTGACCAAGGTGGACTTGGCTGAGAAAAACCTGGCCAGCCCAAACAGA atCCAGCAAATAGTGGAAGGAAAGCTGTTTCCCATGAAGGCCCTGGGCTACTTTGCAGTGGTGACAGGAAAAG GGAGCAGTGGTGAAAGCATAGACTCCATAAAAGACTATGAGGAAGACTTTTTCCAGAACTCTAGATTACTAAG GGACGGCATGCTGAAGGCCCACCAAGTGACAACAAAGAACTTGAGTCTGGCTGTCTCCGACTGCTTCTGGAAGATGGTTAGGGAGTCTGTTGAGCAGCAAGCGGATGTCTTCAAAG CATCTCGCTTCAACCTGGAGACGGAGTGGAAGAACAACTACCCTCGCCTGAGAGAGCTGGACAGG AATGAACTCTTCGAAAAGGCCAAAAATGAAATCTTGGATGAAGTCATTAGTTTGAGTCAAGTGACCCCACAACACTG GGAGGCCATCTTGCAGAAAAAGCTGTGGGAACGCGTTTCCACCCATGTGATTGAAAAcatctacctgcctgctgcccaAACAACGGACTCTGGTACCTTTAACACCACCGTCGACATCAAGCTCAAGCAGTGGACCGACAAGCAGCTTCCACACAAAGCACTGGAG GTTGCCTGGGAGACACTGCAGGAAGAGTTTGCCCGCTTCATGGCTGAATACAAAGGCAAAGACCAGGATGACATTTTTGACAAGTTGAAGGAGGCTGTGAAGGATGAAAGCATCAAGAGGCACAAGTGGAATGAGAGGGCCAAGGACAGCCTG AGGGTGATCCAGCACAATGCCCTAGAAGACCGCTCCATCACAGACAAGCCCCAGTGGGATGCAGCCATCCAGTTCATGGAGGAAACCCTGCAGTCACGCCTCAAAGACA CTGAGTCAGTCATCAGAGATATGGTGGGTCCAGGCTGGAGGCAGAGGTGGCTGAGCTGGATGAATCGCACACCAGATCAG CACATTCgtaatgaaacaaaaaatgaGCTGGAGCGCTTGCTGAAGCTACACGATGAGCACACAGCCTACTTGGCGAATGATGAGGTCACCACAGTCAGGAAGAATCTGGAGGGACGAGGGGTTGAAGTTGACCCTGTGCTG ATCAAGGACACGTGGCATCAGCTGTATCGCCGACACTTCTTGCAGAAGGCGCTGTCTCACTGTAACCTCTGCAAGAGAGGCTTCTACTACTACCAGAGGCACTTTGTTGACTCTGAG TTGGAGTGCAATGATGTGGTACTGTTCTGGAGGATCCAGAGGATGCTGGTCATCACAGCCAACACTCTCCGACAACAGCTCACCAACACTGAGG TGCGCCGACTGGAGAAAaatgtaaaggaggtgctggATGACTTTGGGGAAGACATGGAGAAGAAGACCCACCTCATCACTGGTCGCCGAGTTCAGCTGGCCGAGGATCTCA
- the opa1 gene encoding dynamin-like 120 kDa protein, mitochondrial isoform X2: MLRVGSKSACMACRNLVSTNMGVRFRVPLQKLHPLSRAIHHRYSGNANPQRPPHRTAARYFTSMSRLPMRPPKPPPGTGGRGHQQQRNFWVAQLAARLLKLRYILLGSAVGGGYTAKKTYDEWKEMLPDFSEYNWVIPDFVWELSEQIDLEKLAKALPEIEEIAKLLPDFNKIGENFTFLKSLLSSETSGDPPLKATDSSTAATQDGNDKQYKKGLLGELILIQQQIQQHEEEVRRAAAANSARPPARPPPPEPAPSPPPNPSPPQQKRKSSDKERVDQLQEELLRTQLKYQRMLERVEKENKELRKVVLQKDDKGIHRRKVKKSLIDLYSEVLDILSDYDANYNTQDHLPRVVVVGDQSAGKTSVLEMIAQARIFPRGSGEMMTRSPVKVTLSEGPHHVAMFKDSGREFDLTKEDDLAALRHEIELRMRKSVKEGQTVSCETISLSVKGPGIQRMVLVDLPGVISTVTAGMASDTKETIFSISRAYMQNPNAIILCIQDGSVDAERSIVTDLVSQMDPQGKRTIFVLTKVDLAEKNLASPNRIQQIVEGKLFPMKALGYFAVVTGKGSSGESIDSIKDYEEDFFQNSRLLRDGMLKAHQVTTKNLSLAVSDCFWKMVRESVEQQADVFKASRFNLETEWKNNYPRLRELDRNELFEKAKNEILDEVISLSQVTPQHWEAILQKKLWERVSTHVIENIYLPAAQTTDSGTFNTTVDIKLKQWTDKQLPHKALEVAWETLQEEFARFMAEYKGKDQDDIFDKLKEAVKDESIKRHKWNERAKDSLRVIQHNALEDRSITDKPQWDAAIQFMEETLQSRLKDTESVIRDMVGPGWRQRWLSWMNRTPDQHIRNETKNELERLLKLHDEHTAYLANDEVTTVRKNLEGRGVEVDPVLIKDTWHQLYRRHFLQKALSHCNLCKRGFYYYQRHFVDSELECNDVVLFWRIQRMLVITANTLRQQLTNTEVRRLEKNVKEVLDDFGEDMEKKTHLITGRRVQLAEDLKKVREIQEKLEAFIEALHKEK; encoded by the exons ATGTTGCGTGTCGGGAGTAAATCTGCCTG CATGGCCTGCAGGAATCTGGTCTCCACCAACATGGGTGTGAGATTTCGGGTACCGCTGCAGAAGCTGCACCCTTTGTCACGAGCCATCCACCACCGCTACTCTGGAAACGCCAACCCCCAGCGACCCCCTCACCGCACGGCAGCCCGCTACTTTACCTCCATGTCTAGGTTGCCCATGCGGCCTCCCAAGCCTCCCCCAGGGACAGGGGGCCGTGGCCACCAGCAGCAGCGCAATTTTTGGGTGGCCCAACTCGCTGCCCGACTGCTAAAGCTTCGATACATTCTCCTGGGGTCGGCAGTGGGAGGAGGGTACACCGCTAAAAAG ACCTATGATGAGTGGAAGGAAATGCTGCCTGATTTTAGTGAATACAACTGGGTCATACCAGATTTTGTCTGGGAACTGAGTGAACAAATTGATCTTG AGAAACTGGCCAAAGCTCTACCAGAGATTGAGGAAATAGCCAAACTACTACCCGACTTCAACAAGATAGGCGAGAACTTCACTTTCCTCAAAAGCCTCCTGTCCTCTG AAACATCAGGCGATCCTCCACTAAAAGCCACAGATTCTTCGACTGCAGCGACACAAGATGGCAACGACAAGCAATACAAAAAG GGTCTGCTTGGCGAGCTCATTCTTATTCAGCAGCAGATCCAGCAGCACGAGGAGGAGGTCCGGCGGGCCGCAGCGGCCAATAGTGCGCGTCCCCCAGCGCGTCCCCCACCGCCAGAGCCTGCTCCCAGTCCGCCTCCGAACCCCAGTCCCCCTCAACAGAAACGCAAG TCATCCGACAAAGAAAGAGTTGACCAGCTTCAAGAAGAACTGCTTCGTACACAG CTAAAATATCAGCGCATGCTGGAAAGAGTGGAGAAGGAGAATAAAGAGTTAAGGAAAGTGGTGCTTCAAAAAGATGATAAAGGGATTCACCGAAGAAAAGTCAAG AAATCCCTTATTGACTTGTATTCTGAAGTCCTGGACATCTTGTCAGACTATGATGCCAACTACAACACCCAGGACCACCTACCCAGG GTGGTTGTGGTTGGTGATCAGAGTGCTGGGAAGACTAGTGTGCTGGAGATGATAGCTCAGGCCAGGATCTTCCCCAGGGGCTCAGGAGAGATGATGACCCGCTCTCCTGTCAAG GTAACACTAAGCGAAGGCCCCCACCATGTGGCCATGTTTAAGGACAGTGGCCGTGAGTTTGACCTTACCAAGGAGGATGAC CTCGCTGCTCTGAGGCATGAGATAGagctgaggatgaggaagagtgTGAAGGAGGGACAGACCGTCAGCTGTGAG ACAATATCCTTGAGTGTCAAAGGCCCCGGCATCCAGAGGATGGTGCTTGTTGATTTACCAGGAGTCATCAGT ACTGTGACTGCAGGCATGGCATCAGATACGAAGGAAACCATCTTCAGCATCAGCAGGGCTTACATGCAGAACCCCAATGCAATCATCCTCTGTATTCAGG ATGGCAGTGTGGATGCAGAGAGGAGCATTGTAACAGACTTGGTTAGTCAGATGGACCCCCAGGGGAAGAGGACCATCTTTGTCCTGACCAAGGTGGACTTGGCTGAGAAAAACCTGGCCAGCCCAAACAGA atCCAGCAAATAGTGGAAGGAAAGCTGTTTCCCATGAAGGCCCTGGGCTACTTTGCAGTGGTGACAGGAAAAG GGAGCAGTGGTGAAAGCATAGACTCCATAAAAGACTATGAGGAAGACTTTTTCCAGAACTCTAGATTACTAAG GGACGGCATGCTGAAGGCCCACCAAGTGACAACAAAGAACTTGAGTCTGGCTGTCTCCGACTGCTTCTGGAAGATGGTTAGGGAGTCTGTTGAGCAGCAAGCGGATGTCTTCAAAG CATCTCGCTTCAACCTGGAGACGGAGTGGAAGAACAACTACCCTCGCCTGAGAGAGCTGGACAGG AATGAACTCTTCGAAAAGGCCAAAAATGAAATCTTGGATGAAGTCATTAGTTTGAGTCAAGTGACCCCACAACACTG GGAGGCCATCTTGCAGAAAAAGCTGTGGGAACGCGTTTCCACCCATGTGATTGAAAAcatctacctgcctgctgcccaAACAACGGACTCTGGTACCTTTAACACCACCGTCGACATCAAGCTCAAGCAGTGGACCGACAAGCAGCTTCCACACAAAGCACTGGAG GTTGCCTGGGAGACACTGCAGGAAGAGTTTGCCCGCTTCATGGCTGAATACAAAGGCAAAGACCAGGATGACATTTTTGACAAGTTGAAGGAGGCTGTGAAGGATGAAAGCATCAAGAGGCACAAGTGGAATGAGAGGGCCAAGGACAGCCTG AGGGTGATCCAGCACAATGCCCTAGAAGACCGCTCCATCACAGACAAGCCCCAGTGGGATGCAGCCATCCAGTTCATGGAGGAAACCCTGCAGTCACGCCTCAAAGACA CTGAGTCAGTCATCAGAGATATGGTGGGTCCAGGCTGGAGGCAGAGGTGGCTGAGCTGGATGAATCGCACACCAGATCAG CACATTCgtaatgaaacaaaaaatgaGCTGGAGCGCTTGCTGAAGCTACACGATGAGCACACAGCCTACTTGGCGAATGATGAGGTCACCACAGTCAGGAAGAATCTGGAGGGACGAGGGGTTGAAGTTGACCCTGTGCTG ATCAAGGACACGTGGCATCAGCTGTATCGCCGACACTTCTTGCAGAAGGCGCTGTCTCACTGTAACCTCTGCAAGAGAGGCTTCTACTACTACCAGAGGCACTTTGTTGACTCTGAG TTGGAGTGCAATGATGTGGTACTGTTCTGGAGGATCCAGAGGATGCTGGTCATCACAGCCAACACTCTCCGACAACAGCTCACCAACACTGAGG TGCGCCGACTGGAGAAAaatgtaaaggaggtgctggATGACTTTGGGGAAGACATGGAGAAGAAGACCCACCTCATCACTGGTCGCCGAGTTCAGCTGGCCGAGGATCTCA